ACTTTCTACAAGTCACTGTGTATCAGCCTAATGAGTAATGACACAAACTTTCTGTTACCGATAGTGTCATCAGCTTGATCATCTGCTTATAATCATGTGGATTCCAGTGGACTAACTGTATTGGTTTGTTCAGTCATGAAGCCAACTTCATCTCTCTACAAACGTAGTTTTCTCCGAAGAGATCCTTCTTCTGGGATCTTATGGATCAGGGCTTGTCAATGCCAAATTGCCAATTACGTTTCTCTGCATAAATTTGACGATAGGATGAATGAATAACAAAGATATCACTGCACAACTTAACACCCTCGAGCGTGCCATGTAGGAACCACACATTGGATTACTCTAGTGCAGCACGAAGCCGCTGATGCCAAGGCCATTTCTGGTGATAAATTAAATGTTAAATCAAAACATCTTAGGTCTTTGCGCAAGTTCCCGACCACAACTGCTCTCCGTAAAGAGATCCATATACCGGTCATGAGTAATTGTGAAGCCTACAGACGAGCTAAGCCATTTGATGGGTGACTATCTAACACCGTCTGGAGATTAACAATATAACAGGAAAAGATCTGTCCTTCAGCTAGCTGCCTGATCCAAGAAAACTCACGAGAATCACTGGAAGGACACTCAGAGAAATACATGCTTGCGGTCTTCATCTGCCAAACCACATGAAAAGACAAGTATTGAGCTTGTGAGAGTAGGCAGTCTGCTCCAGATTACCAGCGATACATAAAACAAAGCTTTGGAATACATGGAGAGAACTACAAACCCTGGTGCGAATCGACCGAGTGTGCCCTTTACTTCTGACAGCACTATAGAACTTGGCGACAGTCTTCTAATCTAATTCCACCGTGCCATACAGCTGTTGAGAACAAGAACATCATATGAAGATGCTTGCAGTTGCACCATATTTACCCTACAAAACAAACGTGCacagtactctctctctctctcacacacacacacacacacccacacacacacacacacacacacacaaacctACACATGCGCATCGCTTGAAAAAGCTACATCCAGCTTGAGTGTATTCTGTCGTTGCATATTTAACGTGAATATATGCGGGCATGATTCGGCTAAGTTGCCGTATGTGGTTTCGCTTCCTTTATCTCTCGCTGCAGATTCCTCTGTGGCTTCTTCAGCATCATTCGAAGTATAGCAGCCATGAAAATCTTAAGGAAGATTTCATCCTTCTCAGTGGAAACCAAATTCGTTTAATCAGAATCCTGTTAATTTATTGACTCTTTACAGTGGAAAACTTAATGCATGCACGCTTGCTACACGTCTAGCTTTTTCCTTCTAAGCCGTAACTTTACATCATATTTCATGATCCTCGTGAGCTATTTGTCTCTACTGCTTTCTGAATTTGCTTTGGCACCGTACGATATGTTCGTAGTTCAGAGTCTTAGGACATCCTTCATGTACGTTCTAAATTGACGCAAAACAGGGTGTGGCGACCGGCGCTTCAGCTTCCACCAGCGCGCAACAATCCCAGGTTCCCgaattttttatgacaaaaggaaattaaaCCAAAGATAATGCCCTACGtactcattttgtttttgtcaaGCTTGTGCCTGCTCAAGCAGAGAAAAATTCTCGTGCTCCCTACGTATCATTGAAATTACTTCGTTTACAGGGGAAATTCGAGCGTTTGTCATAATCCTGGGGATTCTGCAGTCTGCAAAGATGCCATGGAAAGATCTAGGTTCATACCACCAAATGAGTTCAGAAACAGATACGTTCACACATTGATCCATGTCAATTTTTGATTACTCAACGAATCTTCTCCTGCTTTTCAAAGGTGATGCTGCATATTGTGACCTATCAAGCATATCTCCAACTTATTGGGACCCAACAACGAGTTAAGCTTAAGCAGCCTAATAAATTCGCATACCAAGGTTCCTCGCTTTTGTCGACCAGGACTACCAAAACCCTGCCGGGTGCATAAAGAATCTGTCGATGATGAGGAACAAATGCTTCGTTTTTTCATGATTTAGCCAGTCAATTACATCAATGCTGCAAAATGCTGGTGGGCAAATTCAAGAAAGTCATCGGGAAAAGGAGCAGGTTAATTGTAGCCTCCTCTTAATAGAGGAGGAGCAGGAAGAAGAGGATCCTGTTGAAAACCCGATCAATATCAAGATCGAATGCATCAGGCTTGAGCTCTTGCATTGCTAGTGAAGTCTCTGCATGTCTGGCAGCTGCAGTCACTAAAGCGACATATTTCGCAACCAAAGCACACACACGAGGTGCAACCTTTACAGGTCGGGGAGCGTGAGCAGCCTCTATACATTCTGCGACTTGCTCGTTCCTCATCATTATCGCAAGTTATTCTGCTAAACAATAAGTAGCCATCATAAATTTGCCCATAGGTAAATATTCATAGAGATGCGTGGTGCCCATTCAACACAGAAGCCAATGCATATGCATTTACATGCACAAGTAAATTCTTTCCAGCTACAAACAGCATTTGATGGGATTAAAATAACATAACATTCTTGCAGAACGAGAATAATGGCTGGTGGGACCATTTTACAGTAAATGCACGTTCAACACGCCAGAAACATCATGACAGTAATTCTCCCAAATGACAAACTACAATGTCGGAAATGCCATGGAACAAACCCCATACGCACACAAACCACAATATGTTGAATATTTCACTTTTAGCTACAGTCCGTTGCACTGAAACCTGTATATACTCTTGGTAGAATGGTAGTATAGGAAACCAAACGACAACCAAGGATTATTAAGTCTGGTATGGTTATTGACATCTAATCAACGTTTATCAGGCCATTTTACAATCAAGTTTGACTAGATCATAATAGATGACGTATATCCAAGCAAACAATTTAATGCCTGCTCTTAGTTAAATTCAGTAACAATCATATTGAGCATGGGGACAAGTCACATCATATAATGCCTGACTAACAAAAAAGGTGATGCCACTAGTAATCCCCCGCGTGAACCATATATCTGGTCAATGCATACTAACAATCTGCTATCCCAAATTCATGTTCCCAACATCCTGTATGAAAATAACCATCACAATTTGCATGAAATAGTAACTGTAGTACTATTTCATGACCAAAGAAGTTTTCAGTTTTATAGAGTATCATGGTCTATAATTTAGCATTATGTTAAGCATATTCCAACCTATAGAGTCTAGATACAACACTCAAATCTTACAGTCAATTGAAATTCTATTGTGTTAAGTGATGCGGATGCTACCCTACCATGCAGCTGCCTTGTCAGTTGTCACAAGGGAGACTACATGGCCTCCACTGCTCCAGTTGAAGAGACCTTCTTCTAGGTGCTTTCGTCGGTTCATTTGTGAAATCCAGGGATTTACAGGCTTCTTTGTCATCATTGGCTCAGAAATATGACACGGTAAGTTCACCTATAATCTGGTTGTTTTACTTCTAGCTCCAATAAAAACAATGAAAGAATTTATACCTTGGTCATACTCAGAAAACAGATTTCTAAAATGATTCGTGCCAACTAAACTCTAAACTTGAAGAAACGGCTGAGAACTTTTGCAATCACACAATATCATGTCCTACAGACCCAACTAAATAACAATTATCTTGGCTACATAGACAAGGAAAAACTTGTGTTTTAACCAGTCGAATTAGAAGATATTGAAAAGTGCGATACTTGTCAATAGCCTCAGGACAGAAATGGGAAGGATGCTAGTAAACTAGACAGAGCAATTTACTATTCCAATATCTAACAGTTGCAGCATTGAAGCTCCCAAGTGGTTTAAGCTCAGTCAGCAAAATCAACACGCGAAAATGTTTAATGAAAGTAAGGTGTGACAATGTAGACACCAATTATGTCACATACCTGTCATATGGATGGTCAGAACATTGCCAGTTCACATCCAACGTGGCATCATGATGTTCTCGGCACTCCTCCTTTGATCGCAGACGGAACCTTCGCTCCTTGTTGCACTTGTTACAGTGGATAAATTCATCACGATGACAAACTTTTCCACTGGATTTGTGTGAGCCGTTACCATTCTTTGAAGCTTGATTGTAGTATTTCAGCAACACAGTTTTTGCCAGCGGAACCTTCTCCCCACTGACCATGATCCAAACATTGTTCTTCCATTTCCTAGCTGTTTCTCTTCCAGAATGCTTTTCAAACGCAGCAGGAGTCAACTTGTCTATCCATTAGAATAACCAAAAAACAATCACTACCGCAAAAAGGAGGACCTTAGGCTCTCTTGGTTTGAGTATTGACTAATGACATCTAAGAAAACGGAAGATCAAAGACTGAAAAATACTGAGTATATCCACAAGTGATATTATATGAGTGCATAAAACTTGTAGGTCAACGACACCACTCGGGGCAGAGTAAGAATCATAGGGAGACCAGAGAATGGCACGCCCACGTTTTCACAAGCATTCAACTTTTCCTCAACACGGCATACGAGGAGAATCACAGTCAGAGATTGTCACACGATGATAGACGTTTCAACTTTTCAAACTTTGAGATAAAGCGGGTAGATAGATTCTGCATCACTCACTCTGAACTCTGGAGCAAGCCCTCCTGTTCAGAGAAAGGACTGCATAAAGGCAAAGCCTTTCAAGGAATGGAGAGAAGATATTTAGTTCCCATATTTTGCTTCTCTTATCCAGTTGAGGATATGAATGAAGGAGCCACGATATGGACATACACTTAGCTTGACCTAACTCCTAAAATAAGGACGCTTTACTTATTCGAAAATCTTAAGCTGTCAATATGAGTACTCATTGAATCTTTAAGCTCGTGCATCAGCAGAATCTAGTACTGCCTCATTCTAGTGCACGAAAGCGTGACCACACCGATCGAACCACGTTCATCAAGCAAGTGCCACGCGACAAGATTCCACATTACCTCGCTCTGTTGAGAACCAAGAACAGAACTACAAGGGAAGAAAGAGATACACCCAAGTACCCCACGTGGggataaacaaaagaaagagaagaccgTGCAATGCTGGTCGCATCATTTTATCACTCTTCCAATACGAACTCCTCGACGATCGAAGAAGCATATGTCTCATTCTCGGCTACCTCCAGCAAGTCATACGTGTTGCTGCAGAAGGGTCCTATCCGGAAACCCCAATGGCACCCGCGAAGAAGCACACTCATTCAGACATATCGACATACACTTGAAGCACATTCAACATGCACAGGGACCAAATTCGCGGGCGCGCTCGACATGCAAAAAAATCCGAACTTTCTCCGtcgaagaggaggagaagagagagtttacgagggaagaggaagagggagagcgagagagaggctagagagagagggagaaagagagaaggacgACCTTCTTGGCAACCGGGAGTGCACTCGCAGGCGATTTCGAGATCACCGTTGAGGAAAACCCTAAGCCTACCCACGGCGTCGCCGTACCGGTGGCTGGTACACCCGCACGTCACCTCCACGAACTCCTCGCCGCCCTTCACTCCGCTCATCTCCCGCAGCTCCTCCTCGCTGAACAGCACCGCCGACCCACACCCGCTTTCGCTCTCCACCGCACCattcgccatctctccctccctccttccctccctccctctctccctccctctccccaaAGAAAGAGAATCGACCCAATA
Above is a window of Eucalyptus grandis isolate ANBG69807.140 chromosome 9, ASM1654582v1, whole genome shotgun sequence DNA encoding:
- the LOC104424866 gene encoding protein ULTRAPETALA 1 isoform X2 gives rise to the protein MANGAVESESGCGSAVLFSEEELREMSGVKGGEEFVEVTCGCTSHRYGDAVGRLRVFLNGDLEIACECTPGCQEDKLTPAAFEKHSGRETARKWKNNVWIMVSGEKVPLAKTVLLKYYNQASKNGNGSHKSSGKVCHRDEFIHCNKCNKERRFRLRSKEECREHHDATLDVNWQCSDHPYDRITCDNDEERASRRMYRGCSRSPTCKGCTSCVCFGCEICRFSDCSCQTCRDFTSNARAQA
- the LOC104424866 gene encoding protein ULTRAPETALA 1 isoform X1; this translates as MANGAVESESGCGSAVLFSEEELREMSGVKGGEEFVEVTCGCTSHRYGDAVGRLRVFLNGDLEIACECTPGCQEDKLTPAAFEKHSGRETARKWKNNVWIMVSGEKVPLAKTVLLKYYNQASKNGNGSHKSSGKVCHRDEFIHCNKCNKERRFRLRSKEECREHHDATLDVNWQCSDHPYDSRITCDNDEERASRRMYRGCSRSPTCKGCTSCVCFGCEICRFSDCSCQTCRDFTSNARAQA